In the Klebsiella aerogenes KCTC 2190 genome, one interval contains:
- a CDS encoding phage holin family protein, whose amino-acid sequence MSDPLTGTGLIFGGGLIGSVVYGVITHTDFGVVFGAFGGAVFYVATTANLTRGRQIAYFMTSFIVGVLAAGLLGSKFTTWTGYTDRPLDALGAVVASAVTIKVLTFINSQDLSSLFGLLSRLRGGGSSGNK is encoded by the coding sequence ATGTCCGATCCTTTAACTGGTACCGGCCTGATTTTTGGCGGCGGTTTAATTGGTTCCGTCGTATATGGTGTCATCACTCATACCGATTTTGGTGTGGTGTTTGGGGCTTTTGGCGGCGCGGTATTTTATGTGGCAACGACCGCAAACCTGACACGTGGAAGGCAAATAGCTTACTTCATGACGTCGTTTATTGTCGGTGTTCTGGCTGCTGGATTATTAGGCTCAAAATTTACTACCTGGACAGGCTATACAGACCGACCGCTAGACGCGCTCGGAGCGGTGGTGGCATCGGCTGTCACTATTAAGGTCCTGACTTTCATTAACAGCCAGGACTTGAGCAGCCTGTTCGGATTACTTTCCCGACTAAGGGGAGGAGGTTCGAGTGGTAATAAATGA
- a CDS encoding DUF2560 family protein: MSEITPAEQIRLDIIKKVNYDTAAAKLAIDWVGDSYLKAELFADSFDRVYTESEIVSKTRKAIQEATEALALFDTATELSS; this comes from the coding sequence ATGTCAGAAATTACACCTGCAGAACAAATCCGCTTGGATATCATCAAGAAAGTGAATTACGACACCGCTGCGGCGAAGCTGGCCATTGACTGGGTTGGCGATAGCTATCTCAAAGCCGAGCTGTTCGCAGACTCTTTCGATCGTGTTTACACGGAAAGTGAGATTGTCTCGAAAACCCGCAAGGCGATTCAGGAAGCGACCGAAGCGCTGGCGTTGTTTGATACCGCGACTGAACTGTCCAGTTAA
- a CDS encoding toxin YdaT domain-containing protein codes for MQSLTYHHNTGFVPAAMINRAQTKQDHDHDLIRDAVRAWASAIDNQDVVSALIINEYREQGGDSISFPDDISRARQKLFRFLDNRFDSDQYRENVRQLTPAIMAVLPLEFRTKLAPQNDTMSLIASAMKECAEAKQAVLLNAPEHQKLKEVSEGIASLFRLMPEQVGPLMTMVTSMLGVM; via the coding sequence ATGCAATCACTTACGTATCACCACAATACCGGATTCGTTCCGGCCGCGATGATAAATCGCGCTCAAACAAAACAGGATCACGATCATGACCTGATCCGAGATGCAGTAAGAGCCTGGGCGTCGGCTATCGACAATCAGGACGTGGTATCGGCACTGATTATCAACGAGTACCGGGAGCAGGGCGGCGATTCAATCAGCTTTCCTGACGATATCAGCCGTGCCCGGCAGAAACTCTTTCGCTTCCTGGATAACCGATTTGATTCGGATCAGTACCGCGAGAACGTTCGCCAGCTGACTCCGGCAATCATGGCCGTTTTACCGCTGGAATTCCGAACAAAGCTGGCGCCGCAAAACGACACCATGTCGTTGATAGCTTCTGCAATGAAAGAGTGTGCCGAAGCCAAGCAGGCAGTGCTTCTTAACGCACCTGAGCACCAGAAACTGAAGGAGGTAAGCGAGGGTATCGCTTCGCTGTTTCGCCTCATGCCGGAGCAGGTAGGCCCACTGATGACGATGGTTACGTCGATGCTGGGGGTTATGTGA
- a CDS encoding phosphoribosyltransferase-like protein produces the protein MSSNISPDEKVINKIAEKLSDYTSPPAGGMNSEHVSKWIKQFAVEDRRFILDETLYLLNAGYLSESQYQRKIKAIARSENNVKFFRYAGFLDIQKKGSSQKELLKSLYKTVGIKFNIVTESSTQDEVNKFDTFVYIDDVSFSGEKAIKSLSNFIVKFNLRDIKINIYFFSSHTFSDYNIKRRLEYIFKDRNIFVHVKNGGMREVENRKSRSAQSGVFWPREYSVDTPEKFEECELYKGVFRDGYDSSDSFRNEASRDRFESILTKVGFNILLHRKTPSEVLKPLGFSTFDGLGFGGTTFTYRNCPNNVPLAFWWGDYEPTGAPALDCWYPLMKRNGYNEWYEL, from the coding sequence ATGTCCTCAAATATTTCACCTGATGAAAAAGTAATCAATAAAATTGCTGAAAAGTTGAGCGATTACACGTCTCCTCCGGCTGGAGGTATGAACTCTGAACATGTCAGCAAATGGATCAAGCAATTTGCAGTAGAGGATAGACGATTTATCTTAGATGAAACGCTTTATCTACTTAATGCAGGTTACCTGTCCGAAAGTCAATATCAAAGAAAAATAAAAGCCATTGCAAGAAGTGAAAATAACGTGAAATTCTTCAGATATGCAGGTTTTTTAGATATTCAAAAAAAAGGTTCTAGTCAAAAGGAATTGCTTAAATCTCTTTATAAAACAGTAGGGATAAAATTTAACATCGTTACTGAATCATCAACTCAAGATGAAGTAAATAAATTTGATACATTTGTATATATTGATGATGTGTCGTTTTCAGGAGAAAAGGCCATCAAATCGTTAAGTAATTTTATTGTAAAATTTAATTTAAGAGATATTAAAATAAATATATATTTTTTTTCATCTCATACGTTTTCTGATTATAATATAAAAAGGCGATTGGAATATATTTTCAAGGATAGAAATATTTTTGTACACGTGAAGAATGGTGGTATGCGTGAGGTTGAAAACCGAAAAAGTCGTTCTGCTCAATCAGGTGTTTTCTGGCCAAGGGAATATAGTGTAGATACTCCCGAGAAATTCGAGGAGTGTGAGCTTTACAAAGGCGTATTCAGAGATGGATATGACTCTTCTGATAGTTTTAGAAATGAAGCCTCAAGGGATCGTTTCGAATCTATCCTTACTAAAGTCGGATTTAATATCTTGCTGCACAGGAAAACCCCTAGTGAGGTGCTCAAACCTCTAGGTTTTTCTACTTTTGACGGTTTGGGTTTTGGGGGAACAACCTTTACTTATCGAAATTGCCCGAATAATGTGCCGCTGGCTTTTTGGTGGGGAGATTATGAACCAACAGGTGCTCCCGCATTGGACTGCTGGTATCCACTAATGAAGCGGAATGGGTATAATGAGTGGTATGAGCTATAG
- a CDS encoding replication protein: MENQKSGYVPLYRSIKKKSWAKDVFLRALWENLLIDAARQPYVAFFKGKQWPLQPGQLVVTAADLGLQLCDRQGNPTSRDAVERMLSVFVREGMITIEGEKRKGRVITIKNYLEYAQKMDDLPAHKAAHISAHDEASNGAGSEGYAAHKAAQFPAHHEQEGNNKNINNSSSENSDESSDKPGKKTPALRPEAAIQSGTKWGNSEDLRCAEWLFTVVQGIAPSARKPNYATWANDIRLMRERDKRTHKEIASLFKWACEDKFWKGNVLCPSTLREKWTQLDIKRGKQSNGSAADKPKVDLTNTDWIYGVQL; the protein is encoded by the coding sequence ATGGAGAACCAGAAGTCTGGTTACGTCCCGTTGTACCGGAGCATCAAGAAGAAGTCATGGGCTAAAGATGTGTTCCTGCGCGCATTGTGGGAAAACCTTCTCATTGACGCAGCCAGGCAGCCATATGTGGCCTTCTTCAAGGGCAAGCAATGGCCTCTGCAACCCGGTCAACTGGTCGTCACTGCTGCAGATCTTGGGCTTCAGTTGTGTGACCGTCAGGGTAATCCGACAAGCCGTGACGCAGTGGAGAGAATGCTGTCTGTTTTCGTTCGCGAAGGGATGATCACCATCGAGGGAGAGAAGAGAAAAGGCAGGGTGATCACCATTAAAAACTATCTCGAATATGCTCAAAAAATGGACGATTTGCCCGCACATAAAGCCGCACATATAAGCGCACATGACGAAGCCAGTAATGGCGCGGGTTCGGAAGGGTATGCCGCACATAAGGCCGCACAATTCCCCGCACATCATGAACAAGAAGGTAATAACAAGAATATAAATAACTCTTCGTCCGAGAATTCTGACGAATCCTCTGACAAGCCCGGAAAGAAAACTCCTGCTTTGAGACCAGAAGCAGCGATCCAGAGCGGCACCAAATGGGGAAACTCTGAAGACCTCCGCTGTGCTGAATGGCTGTTCACCGTCGTACAGGGCATCGCCCCCTCTGCAAGAAAACCGAACTACGCCACCTGGGCGAATGATATCCGCCTGATGCGAGAGCGTGACAAGCGCACCCACAAGGAAATCGCCTCGCTGTTCAAGTGGGCCTGTGAAGACAAGTTCTGGAAGGGCAATGTCCTGTGCCCATCCACCCTTCGTGAAAAGTGGACTCAGCTCGATATCAAACGAGGCAAGCAGAGCAACGGTTCTGCCGCCGACAAGCCGAAGGTTGACCTGACCAACACTGACTGGATTTACGGAGTGCAGCTATGA
- a CDS encoding transcriptional regulator: protein MNPVIKTAISIVGSQKKLGDACEVSQQAVYKWLHNKAKVSPEHVGSIVSATGGAIKAHQIRPDLPTLFPNAEKSVA from the coding sequence ATGAACCCAGTAATTAAAACCGCGATTAGTATTGTCGGTTCGCAGAAAAAACTGGGCGATGCCTGCGAAGTTTCTCAGCAGGCCGTTTACAAGTGGCTGCATAACAAAGCGAAGGTTTCCCCTGAGCACGTTGGCAGCATTGTTAGCGCCACTGGAGGAGCAATCAAGGCTCACCAGATTCGCCCTGACTTGCCGACATTGTTCCCGAATGCCGAGAAGTCAGTAGCTTAG
- a CDS encoding terminase large subunit domain-containing protein, with protein sequence MAIAPTLNIPQAKFLAMQYKFKAYVAGFGSGKTWVGCGGICKGMWEHPKINQGYFAPTYPQIRDIFYPTVEEVAHDWGLNVKINEGNKEVHFYAGRQYRGTTICRSMEKPQTIVGFKIGNALIDELDVMPAKKAQLAWRKIIARMRYNVAGLRNGIDVTTTPEGFKFVYQQFAKAVRDNPSLSTLYGLVQASTFDNEKNLPPDYIPSLMESYPPELIKAYLRGQFTNLTSGTIYHQFNRKLNNCREEEQPGEPLYIGMDFNVGKMAGIVHVLRLGLPFAVNEIVKAYDTPDMIRIIKERFWLYDGNDYRKVREIYIYPDASGDSRKSSNASATDIAQLKQAGFNVVVNASNPPVKDRINAMNAMFCNGNGERRYKVNVKRCPVYTESLEQQVWGENGEPDKTADNDHPNDAGGYFIVKQFPIIKPTGKVTQLRM encoded by the coding sequence ATGGCGATAGCACCGACGCTTAACATCCCTCAGGCCAAATTCCTTGCGATGCAGTACAAGTTTAAGGCCTACGTCGCCGGATTCGGTTCTGGCAAGACATGGGTCGGCTGCGGTGGTATCTGCAAAGGGATGTGGGAACACCCAAAAATCAACCAGGGCTACTTTGCACCAACGTATCCGCAGATCCGTGACATCTTTTATCCCACTGTTGAGGAGGTGGCCCACGACTGGGGGCTGAATGTCAAAATCAACGAGGGAAACAAAGAGGTTCACTTCTACGCCGGGCGCCAGTACCGAGGAACGACGATTTGCCGCTCGATGGAGAAACCGCAAACCATCGTTGGTTTTAAAATCGGTAATGCGCTGATTGATGAGCTGGACGTAATGCCCGCTAAAAAGGCGCAGTTAGCCTGGCGAAAAATCATTGCTCGTATGCGTTACAACGTGGCCGGTCTTCGTAATGGGATAGACGTCACCACTACGCCGGAAGGGTTTAAATTCGTTTATCAGCAGTTCGCAAAGGCTGTACGCGATAATCCTTCGCTCTCAACGCTGTACGGCCTGGTACAGGCCTCGACGTTCGACAACGAAAAAAATCTGCCGCCGGACTATATCCCGTCGCTGATGGAGTCATACCCGCCAGAACTGATCAAGGCTTATCTCCGTGGCCAGTTCACCAACCTTACCAGCGGGACGATTTACCATCAGTTTAATCGTAAGCTGAATAACTGCCGGGAGGAAGAACAACCCGGTGAGCCGCTGTATATCGGTATGGATTTCAACGTCGGGAAGATGGCCGGGATTGTTCATGTATTACGTCTGGGGCTTCCATTTGCGGTTAATGAAATCGTGAAGGCATACGACACACCTGACATGATCCGCATCATCAAAGAACGGTTCTGGCTGTACGACGGCAACGATTATCGTAAGGTGCGGGAAATCTATATTTACCCGGACGCTTCCGGCGATTCCCGCAAATCCAGCAATGCCAGCGCTACGGATATCGCCCAGCTTAAGCAGGCCGGCTTCAATGTTGTTGTTAATGCATCAAACCCGCCAGTGAAAGACCGCATCAACGCGATGAATGCCATGTTCTGCAATGGTAACGGTGAACGTCGCTACAAAGTGAATGTAAAGCGGTGCCCGGTGTACACCGAGTCGCTTGAGCAACAGGTTTGGGGTGAAAACGGTGAGCCGGATAAAACGGCGGATAACGATCACCCCAACGATGCCGGTGGGTATTTCATTGTGAAGCAATTCCCGATCATTAAACCGACTGGAAAAGTCACCCAACTGCGGATGTAA
- a CDS encoding antitermination protein, with the protein MNLENTVKYHFAKSTMISDSPRATASDSLTGTDIMAAMGMTQERAAMGYSAFLGKMGISNNDRDRAIGLLADYALTKCDKVASLRKLASNVKPQVIQILATFAFEDYSRSASSKKKCDCCCGSGFIDAEVFTNKVSYPDGKPPKWVKVTKGISPSDWEEVKSVREQVRVLCQKCKGKGTVSASCNDCHGRGKVVNQDETEKQGVPVMGNCKRCGGRGYERILSTAVHSAICQVTDAITLDTWKKSVKPFFDELITKFDIEEAWAEGQLKQITR; encoded by the coding sequence ATGAACCTCGAAAATACAGTGAAATACCACTTCGCGAAGTCCACTATGATTAGCGATTCTCCACGAGCGACGGCATCAGACTCATTAACCGGCACTGACATTATGGCTGCAATGGGCATGACGCAGGAACGTGCCGCAATGGGGTATAGCGCATTCCTGGGCAAGATGGGCATTAGCAACAATGACCGGGATCGGGCTATAGGACTATTGGCTGATTACGCGCTGACAAAATGCGATAAAGTTGCCTCGCTGCGCAAGCTCGCGTCGAACGTAAAACCCCAGGTTATCCAGATCCTCGCAACGTTCGCCTTTGAGGACTATTCGCGAAGCGCTTCCAGCAAAAAAAAATGTGATTGCTGCTGCGGTTCCGGATTCATCGACGCAGAGGTATTCACCAACAAAGTATCGTATCCAGATGGGAAACCGCCAAAGTGGGTCAAGGTAACAAAGGGAATCTCGCCGTCGGACTGGGAAGAAGTAAAGTCTGTCCGGGAGCAGGTTCGGGTGCTTTGTCAAAAGTGCAAGGGAAAAGGGACTGTCAGTGCCTCCTGTAACGACTGCCACGGTCGGGGGAAGGTCGTGAACCAGGATGAGACCGAGAAGCAGGGCGTACCTGTCATGGGCAACTGCAAGCGCTGCGGTGGTCGTGGATATGAGCGAATCCTCTCCACTGCTGTGCACAGTGCCATTTGCCAAGTAACGGACGCCATCACCCTGGATACATGGAAGAAGTCTGTTAAACCGTTCTTTGACGAACTGATCACTAAATTCGATATAGAAGAGGCGTGGGCGGAGGGACAGCTCAAACAAATAACGCGCTGA
- a CDS encoding recombination protein NinB has protein sequence MKQQFHLINESVKQNAINFIRTLPVDQKRPLILDIKEMTRTLHQNRKMWPLLKDLSDQVTWFGNKYDSDDWKDLITAMVAKSKRQEQRMAPGLDGGVVMFGQRTSKMTVRQMVEVIEAIYWFGTLQGVKFSEKSRLEIEWAKEWGEQHG, from the coding sequence GTGAAGCAACAATTCCACCTCATTAACGAAAGCGTTAAGCAGAACGCAATCAACTTCATCCGCACATTGCCGGTTGACCAGAAGCGGCCGCTGATTCTCGACATCAAAGAGATGACTCGTACGCTGCATCAGAATCGCAAGATGTGGCCCCTCCTTAAAGACCTGTCTGACCAGGTTACCTGGTTCGGGAACAAATACGATTCCGACGACTGGAAAGACCTCATCACGGCGATGGTAGCTAAGTCCAAAAGGCAGGAACAACGAATGGCGCCCGGACTTGATGGCGGCGTTGTGATGTTTGGTCAGCGTACCAGCAAGATGACCGTTCGCCAGATGGTAGAGGTCATTGAGGCTATTTACTGGTTCGGAACACTGCAGGGCGTCAAGTTCAGCGAGAAATCTCGTCTCGAAATTGAATGGGCAAAAGAGTGGGGTGAGCAGCATGGCTAA
- a CDS encoding glycoside hydrolase family 19 protein: MNQSQFQKAAGIGAGLTARWFPHITAAMKEFGITAPLDQAMFIAQMGHESGGFTRLVENLNYAADSLVPTFGKHRITAQQAAALGRTATQPADQRAIANLVYGGEWGKKNLGNQVAGDGWKYRGRGLKQITGVSNYRKCGLALKLDLVTQPELLEQDENAARSAAWFFATSGCLVYSGDVERITIIINGGKNGLDDRRRRFNLAKAVLV, encoded by the coding sequence ATGAATCAATCTCAATTTCAGAAGGCGGCTGGTATCGGCGCCGGGTTAACTGCGCGTTGGTTTCCGCATATCACAGCCGCGATGAAAGAGTTCGGTATCACTGCTCCACTCGATCAAGCAATGTTCATTGCCCAGATGGGACATGAGTCCGGAGGCTTTACCCGGCTGGTGGAGAATCTGAACTATGCAGCAGATAGCCTTGTTCCTACGTTCGGTAAACACCGCATCACCGCCCAGCAGGCCGCCGCCCTCGGCAGAACGGCAACACAACCGGCCGATCAGCGAGCTATCGCTAACCTGGTCTATGGTGGCGAGTGGGGGAAAAAGAACCTTGGGAATCAGGTTGCCGGTGACGGGTGGAAATATCGCGGGCGCGGGCTGAAGCAAATCACAGGGGTAAGCAACTATCGCAAATGCGGCCTGGCTCTAAAACTGGATCTGGTTACGCAGCCGGAATTGCTGGAACAGGACGAAAATGCAGCGCGCTCCGCAGCGTGGTTCTTTGCCACCAGCGGATGCCTTGTGTATTCCGGCGATGTGGAACGTATCACGATCATCATTAACGGCGGTAAAAACGGTCTTGATGACCGCCGTCGCCGTTTTAATCTGGCAAAAGCCGTGCTGGTATGA
- a CDS encoding MT-A70 family methyltransferase has protein sequence MIQHLASPRHEQLRKPDCVREMLVRLLGNLPRIELFARKSSHGFNVWGNKCDSPAVSLSPARVTDVYS, from the coding sequence ATCATCCAGCACCTCGCCTCGCCGCGACATGAGCAATTACGTAAACCAGACTGCGTGCGTGAAATGCTGGTTCGGTTGCTGGGTAATCTTCCACGCATTGAGCTCTTTGCGCGTAAATCTTCCCACGGTTTCAACGTATGGGGAAACAAGTGTGATTCGCCAGCCGTGTCATTAAGCCCGGCCCGAGTTACTGATGTTTATTCTTAA
- a CDS encoding replication protein P, giving the protein MKSLAEQMHNFDREQMRRFAHNLPEQHDEKSQLEQVAQVINSVFSQLLAAFPATTANRDQTEMNEIRRQWVLAFRENGITTMEQVATGMRVARRQERPFLPSPGQFVAWCKAEEAAAAGLSNADQLVDMIYQYCRTRGQYPDAESYPWESNAHYWLVTSLYQNMRANGLSDAELRRKASEELARMANRINSGETIPEPVKQLPVLGGKPLSHMQGLARLAEIREKHGLRGRKQ; this is encoded by the coding sequence ATGAAAAGCCTTGCAGAGCAGATGCATAACTTTGACCGCGAGCAGATGCGCCGCTTTGCGCACAACCTGCCTGAACAGCACGACGAGAAATCGCAGCTTGAGCAGGTGGCCCAGGTCATCAACAGTGTGTTTAGCCAGTTGCTGGCCGCCTTCCCGGCAACCACTGCAAACCGCGACCAGACCGAGATGAACGAAATCCGGCGCCAGTGGGTTCTGGCATTCAGGGAAAACGGCATCACCACCATGGAGCAGGTTGCGACTGGCATGCGGGTAGCCCGTCGCCAGGAGCGTCCATTCCTTCCGTCACCCGGCCAGTTTGTCGCCTGGTGCAAAGCTGAAGAAGCCGCGGCGGCCGGGTTATCTAACGCCGATCAACTGGTGGACATGATTTACCAGTACTGCCGTACGCGCGGACAGTATCCGGATGCTGAGTCTTACCCCTGGGAGTCCAACGCGCACTACTGGCTGGTTACATCCCTGTACCAGAACATGCGCGCAAACGGCCTCAGTGACGCTGAGTTGCGCCGTAAGGCATCAGAAGAACTGGCGCGCATGGCTAACCGGATTAACTCAGGAGAGACGATTCCGGAGCCTGTTAAGCAACTTCCTGTCCTTGGTGGTAAGCCGTTATCACACATGCAGGGGCTGGCCAGGCTGGCTGAAATTCGCGAGAAGCACGGACTAAGAGGGCGCAAACAATGA
- the rusA gene encoding crossover junction endodeoxyribonuclease RusA, whose protein sequence is MANQYRISLPWPPSNNRYYRHNRGRTHISAEGQAYRDIVVSIIKEQMLDIGISAAVRIRIECHMPDRRRRDLDNLQKAAFDALTKSGFWLDDQQVDYYSVKRMPVVKGGRLELTITELEEA, encoded by the coding sequence ATGGCTAACCAATACCGGATCTCATTACCCTGGCCACCGAGCAACAATCGCTACTACCGGCATAACCGCGGGCGCACGCATATCAGCGCAGAAGGGCAGGCATATCGCGATATCGTAGTCAGCATCATCAAAGAGCAGATGCTTGATATCGGAATATCTGCCGCAGTTAGGATTCGAATTGAATGCCACATGCCGGACCGCCGCCGCCGTGATCTGGACAACCTGCAAAAAGCGGCTTTCGATGCACTCACTAAATCCGGTTTCTGGCTCGACGATCAACAAGTTGATTATTACAGCGTGAAAAGAATGCCGGTTGTGAAAGGTGGACGGCTTGAACTGACCATCACTGAGCTGGAGGAAGCATGA
- a CDS encoding phage holin family protein encodes MVINDPAALVNAVICAVIVCALMFYQRHGARHRPGISILAYLLVLIYASIPFQFIFGLYVQSHWLVVLANVMICAAVLWARGNVARLVDTLRH; translated from the coding sequence GTGGTAATAAATGACCCCGCTGCGCTGGTCAATGCGGTGATATGTGCCGTTATAGTCTGCGCATTGATGTTTTATCAACGACACGGTGCCAGGCATCGGCCTGGTATCTCGATTCTTGCTTACTTGCTGGTGTTGATTTACGCGAGCATACCTTTCCAATTTATCTTTGGTCTTTACGTTCAGTCTCACTGGCTGGTGGTGCTGGCAAACGTGATGATATGCGCCGCTGTGCTGTGGGCACGGGGTAACGTGGCGCGTCTGGTCGATACATTGAGGCACTAA
- a CDS encoding YlcG family protein has product MSPYVVELIRERWQKLRLFRCRGTVMTDYQILKNFVRIYQSLGEIA; this is encoded by the coding sequence ATGAGCCCGTACGTAGTTGAACTCATCCGCGAACGCTGGCAAAAGCTCCGCCTTTTCCGGTGCCGCGGAACAGTAATGACCGATTATCAAATATTGAAAAACTTTGTCCGCATTTATCAGTCTCTGGGAGAAATAGCATGA
- a CDS encoding terminase small subunit, whose protein sequence is MAKPDWGELQQRFLSDHAATGVSPKDWCEAQGLNYATARRYIKKPTAQTAQKPAQKKLRTAQKEKCAEELVDSKLSPKVKRFIAEYLKDQNATAAAERAGYSDPNYGRQLLTNPNVAQAIAQQQKASIVRTLGSADEVLEQMWRLATFDANQLSQYRRGSCRYCWGFGHQYQWRDAVEYEEKRLEALERKRREPLDDGGYGYDHTSAPNPECPRCNGDGIGQPFFADTRKLAPDAALAYSGVKLGKNGVEITAISRERMYEAVMKRLGLADSEFAQRLQQIEIERRQLEIDKLRKELATDPEDDEPTPVAININVVDARVREEDGDSTDA, encoded by the coding sequence ATGGCAAAACCGGACTGGGGCGAGCTTCAGCAACGGTTCCTGTCCGATCATGCCGCAACCGGCGTATCACCGAAGGATTGGTGTGAAGCGCAGGGACTGAATTACGCTACTGCCCGCCGATATATCAAGAAACCCACTGCGCAAACTGCGCAAAAACCTGCGCAGAAGAAATTGCGCACTGCGCAGAAGGAAAAGTGCGCAGAAGAGCTGGTGGATAGCAAACTGAGTCCAAAGGTAAAGCGCTTCATTGCCGAATACCTCAAGGACCAGAACGCTACGGCTGCCGCTGAGCGCGCTGGTTATAGCGACCCAAACTATGGCCGTCAGCTTCTAACGAATCCTAACGTTGCGCAGGCCATTGCGCAGCAGCAGAAAGCATCCATCGTGCGCACGCTGGGAAGTGCTGATGAAGTGCTTGAGCAGATGTGGCGGCTGGCAACGTTCGACGCCAACCAGCTTTCTCAGTATCGCCGCGGGAGCTGTCGTTACTGCTGGGGCTTCGGTCATCAGTATCAGTGGCGCGATGCCGTAGAGTACGAAGAGAAACGCCTCGAAGCGCTGGAGCGTAAACGTCGGGAACCTTTGGATGATGGCGGATACGGCTACGACCACACCAGCGCACCTAACCCGGAATGTCCTCGCTGCAATGGTGATGGTATCGGCCAGCCTTTCTTCGCTGATACGCGCAAACTGGCGCCGGATGCTGCGCTTGCCTATTCCGGTGTGAAGCTTGGTAAGAATGGCGTTGAGATAACCGCCATCAGCCGTGAGCGTATGTACGAGGCGGTGATGAAACGTCTCGGCCTGGCTGATAGTGAGTTCGCCCAGCGCCTGCAACAGATAGAAATTGAGCGCCGGCAGCTGGAGATCGACAAACTTCGCAAAGAACTGGCCACTGACCCGGAGGATGACGAGCCAACGCCAGTTGCAATCAATATCAACGTAGTCGATGCACGAGTGAGGGAAGAGGATGGCGATAGCACCGACGCTTAA
- a CDS encoding NADAR family protein codes for MSYRLYPLQNTLSFRKTTEKWGGLSNMAKGYPLLINGLPIQSSEILYQACRYPDYPDIQKAIITQGNPYEAKQTARSFESKTRAGWDKNRISIMKWCVCVKLCQNWDAFFALLDSTGDHFIVEHSEKDQFWGASKDPEGNYYGMNVLGRILMDVREVARKKGADGFATIPSLSLEKFFLLGERIKDVTFVEPTPGAGQSLSLF; via the coding sequence ATGAGCTATAGATTATATCCGCTGCAGAACACACTTTCCTTCAGGAAAACCACCGAAAAATGGGGTGGTCTGTCCAACATGGCTAAAGGATATCCATTGTTAATCAATGGATTGCCTATTCAATCAAGTGAAATCCTTTACCAAGCATGCCGATATCCAGACTATCCGGATATACAAAAGGCCATCATTACTCAAGGAAACCCCTATGAAGCCAAGCAGACCGCACGATCGTTTGAATCTAAAACTCGCGCAGGATGGGATAAGAATCGAATTTCGATTATGAAGTGGTGTGTTTGCGTAAAATTATGCCAGAACTGGGATGCGTTCTTTGCTCTGTTAGACAGTACAGGCGACCATTTCATCGTGGAACACTCAGAGAAGGACCAATTCTGGGGTGCCAGTAAAGACCCAGAAGGTAACTATTATGGTATGAACGTATTAGGGCGAATTCTCATGGATGTGAGAGAGGTTGCTAGGAAAAAGGGGGCTGATGGGTTTGCAACAATACCATCACTATCTTTGGAGAAATTTTTTCTACTAGGCGAGAGAATTAAAGATGTAACATTTGTAGAGCCAACGCCTGGAGCAGGGCAAAGTTTATCCTTGTTTTAG